One window of the Phalacrocorax aristotelis chromosome 19, bGulAri2.1, whole genome shotgun sequence genome contains the following:
- the PER3 gene encoding period circadian protein homolog 3 isoform X2, whose protein sequence is MDVGELRGGSSERGASGSAAAGTGREEAPGPAGREGGRRGRADLPVAARTGTGANGSEFNGPELGGRDFCGRESSGCSAGSFVRQTKVNSEQLNWSQSHRDLMMMIQEMKRCLPEEKRSSSKPSTITALNYALQCVQQIQANNDFFQALNDRRVFRTDVMTYSIEELVAVASEYTPKNTDTFVAVFSLLSGRIVHISEQAASILNCKKKVLDSSRFVELLVPQDVSVFYTHTDQSHLPLWNMESQTASLYEYAQVKSFFCRIRGGKDQEQEARCYPFRITPYLVQVCTSVHVDAESCCLALAEKIHSGYEAPRIPTDKRIFTTTHTPGCVFLEIDDRAVPLLGYLPQDLIGTSILMYLHPEDRPLMIAIHRKILKFAGQPPFEHLPIRFCTQNGDYVILDTSWSSFVNPWSRKVVFIIGRHKVRTSPLNEDVFAARSKEMSSVEKEIRELQGQIYKLLLQPVHSNVSSGYGSLGSNGSYEHYISIASSSDSNGNCTEDIQEPMTWQQVCVDVNRIKNLGQQLYIASRSKAQNGNEQAVSSEMLGGKRHTASCFLQTLRSDSTEEPGNAFYDESKKTPRVPSYQQINCVHSIIRYLESCNIPALKRKCKSSANTSSSSSEDDKQVQQSQQEVEALQGLNSQTPLSADREETLIDQTTAGMVGAPLADLTLSNKAPSVVSVTSQCSYSSTIVHVPHPESEVTTMEDATVGSEQIELPPVNAQSLAMVPEDLKPVGLTKETLSAHTQKEEQNYVDKFRQRILLSPFRSYLQQGSRSNNGHSCGKGDSLSKQMSPASCKKGKRGKFKRQKPQRQSSDIHSSSKNRNGLPCEKRTIQKQSFSPSELSCLSSSSMNVLPPLGLPVYSGPPSSSFPASPVGEEVALHSLKPGSMSSSQLCCEVPSCPALYPPNTGTFMAVFFQSFPMYAQMPQCVFFPSPQYVYPPSSYPCVTLPPAPPSSAPSPVALHSVDQPFPASSATSMEDQQEGQHDQALLLSSSRSSSPLQLNLLQEELPKPMELSISTDVKAHTEAKCDNDPEDSGNSASHCASSQLTGRLLYKDSQSGTGSAASGSGSALSGSLGSGSSGTSGCSTGSGKSSKYFASNDSSEASKAEGKGTAHKSKHESAWVMMDRTPERVLMTYQMPNRVKEEVLKEDLEKLAVMQKQQPWFTDGQKKELAEVHTWIRTQTVPLQISSQGCVTCDIRETSCEAVMPDHHMESKGKSPPLPQR, encoded by the exons ATGGACGTGGGCGAGCTCCGAGGCGGCAGCTCGGAACGCGGCGCGAGCGGGTCAGCGGCGGCTGGGACTGGGCGAGAGGAGGCACCGGGCCCCGCcgggcgggagggcgggcggcgggggcgcgcaGACTTGCCTGTCGCGGCGCGGACGGGAACCGGCGCCAACGGGAGCGAGTTTAACGGGCCGGAACTCGGCGGAAGAGATTTCTGCGGCCGTGAGTCGAGTGGCTGTTCGGCTGGAAGCTTCGTGAGGCAAACCAAAGTTAACAG TGAGCAGCTGAACTGGAGCCAGTCTCACAGAGATCTGATGATGATGATCCAGGAAATGAAAAGGTGTTTGCCTGAAGAGAAAAGGAGTTCCAGCAAGCCCAGCACCATCACTGCTCTCAACTATGCCTTGCAGTGTGTCCAACAGATCCAAG CAAACAATGACTTTTTCCAGGCTCTGAATGACCGAAGAGTGTTTCGGACAGATGTGATGACATACAGCATAGAAGAGTTGGTGGCAGTTGCATCTGAATACACTCCAAAAAACACT GACACATTTGTGGCTGTGTTTTCGTTGCTTTCTGGACGCATAGTGCATATTTCTGAGCAGGCAGCATCCATCTTAAACTGTAAGAAGAAAGTGTTGGACTCCTCCCGGTTTGTAGAGCTGCTTGTCCCTCAGGATGTGAGTGTGTTCTACACACACACCGATCAGTCCCACCTGCCGCTTTGGAACATGGAAAGTCAGACAG CTTCTCTGTATGAATATGCCCAGGTGAAATCCTTTTTCTGCAGGATCAG AGGTGGTAAAGATCAAGAACAAGAAGCACGTTGTTATCCCTTCCGAATCACGCCGTACTTGGTTCAAGTGTGTACTTCTGTCCACGTGGATGCAGAATCCTGCTGCTTAGCTTTGGCTGAGAAAATTCACTCTGGATATGAAG CTCCTCGAATTCCTACGGATAAAAGAATCTTTACCACCACTCACACCCCTGGATGTGTTTTTCTTGAGATAGATGACAG AGCAGTGCCTTTGTTGGGTTACTTACCCCAAGATTTAATTGGAACATCCATACTGATGTATTTGCACCCAGAAGATCGTCCTTTGATGATTGCTATTCACCGGAAAA tcctgaaaTTTGCTGGTCAACCCCCTTTTGAACATTTACCTATTAGATTTTGTACTCAAAATGGGGATTATGTCATACTGGATACCAGCTGGTCCAGTTTTGTGAATCCTTGGAGCAGGAAAGTAGTGTTCATCATTGGCCGACACAAAGTCCGGAC AAGCCCTCTGAATGAAGATGTCTTTGCTGCAAGAAGTAAAGAAATGAGCAGTGTTGAGAAGGAGATAAGAGAATTGCAAGGACAAATTTacaagctgcttctgcag CCAGTTCACAGCAACGTTTCCAGTGGTTATGGAAGCCTTGGAAGCAATGGCTCTTATGAGCACTATATCAGTATAGCATCTTCAAGTGACTCAAATGGGAATTGTACAGAGGACATACAGGAACCA ATGACATGGCAACAAGTTTGTGTAGATGTCAACAGAATAAAGAATCTGGGGCAGCAGCTGTATATTGCATCAAGGAGCAAGGCACAGAATGGAAATGAACAGGCTGTGAGCTCGGAAATGCTAGGAG gGAAGAGGCACActgcttcctgttttcttcagacATTGAGAAGCGATAGCACAGAAGAACCAGGCAACGCATTTTATGATGAGTCAAAGAAGACTCCGCGTGTTCCTTCCTATCAGCAGATTAATTGTGTTCATAGTATTATCAG atatCTAGAGAGCTGCAATATTCCAGCATTGAAAAGGAAGTGTAAATCTTCTGCAAATACATCATCGTCATCTTCAGAAGATGacaagcaagtccagcaaagtCAGCAGGAAGTCGAGGCATTGCAAG GACTTAATTCCCAAACTCCACTATCTGCTGATCGGGAAGAGACACTGATAGACCAGACAACTGCAGGCATGGTGGGAGCCCCTCTGGCAGACCTGACCCTGTCCAACAAGGCTCCAAGTGTGGTGTCTGTCACCAGCCAGTGCAGTTACAGCAGCACTATAGTGCATGTCCCACACCCTGAATCAG AAGTGACTACAATGGAGGATGCTACTGTTGGAAGTGAACAAATCGAGCTGCCTCCTGTGAATGCTCAGAGTCTTGCTATGGTACCTGAGGACTTAAAGCCAGTTGGGCTAACAAAAGAGACATTGTCAGCCCACACTCAAAAGGAGGAGCAGAACTACGTTGACAAGTTCCGCCAGAGGATCTTGCTCTCTCCATTTAGGTCTTACCTTCAACAGGGGAGCAGAAGTAACAACGGACATTCCTGTGGCAAAG gAGATTCTCTTTCAAAGCAGATGAGCCCAGCCAGCTGTAAAAAAGGCAAACGTGGAAAATTCAAGCGCCAGAAACCTCAGAGACAGTCTTCAGATATCCACTCTTCtagtaaaaatagaaatggtCTTCCATGTGAGAAGAGAACAATTCAGAAACAGTCATTCTCTCCCTCAGAATTGTCCTGTCTGAGCTCCTCCAGTATGAATGTCCTTCCTCCTTTGGGACTTCCTGTCTATTCAGGTCCACCGTCATCTAGTTTTCCAGCCTCTCCTGTAGGAGAGGAGGTTGCCCTTCACTCGTTAAAACCTGGTTCCATGTCATCGTCACAACTATGCTGTGAAGTACCGTCATGCCCAGCACTTTATCCCCCAAACACAGGCACATTTATGGCTGTATTTTTTCAGAGTTTCCCCATGTATGCTCAGATGCCTCAATGTGTCTTTTTTCCTAGCCCTCAGTATGTTTATCCCCCATCTTCATATCCGTGCGTTACACTACCTCCAGCCCCACcttcctctgctccatcaccaGTAGCACTGCACTCTGTGGATCAGCCCTTTCCCGCCTCTTCTGCCACATCCATGGAGGACCAGCAAGAGGGCCAGCATGACCAGGCCCTACTGCTGAGTAGCTCACGGAGCAGTTCCCCACTTCAGCTGAATTTGCTTCAAGAAGAGCTGCCAAAACCTATGGAGCTTTCCATTAGTACTGATGTTAAAGCACATACAGAAGCTAAATGT GACAATGATCCAGAAGATAGTGGTAACAGTGCCAGCCACTGTGCTTCTAGCCAACTTACTGGCCGCTTGCTTTACAAGGACTCCCAGTCAGGTACAGGTTCAGCAGCATCAGGCAGTGGATCAGCTTTATCTGGTTCTTTAGGCTCTGGCTCCAGTGGGACTTCTGGTTGTAGCACAG GTAGTGGCAAAAGCAGCAAGTATTTTGCCAGTAATGATTCTTCTGAAGCTtccaaagcagaaggaaaagggacaGCTCATAAATCCAAACATGAGTCAGCCTGGGTGATGATGGATCGCACACCTGAGCGAGTTCTAATGACTTACCAAATGCCTAACAG AGTTAAAGAGGAAGTTCTAAAGGAGGATCTGGAGAAGCTGGCAGTcatgcaaaagcagcagccttgGTTTACAGATGGACAAAAGAAGGAGCTTGCAGAGGTGCATACGTGGATCCGGACCCAGACTGTCCCACTGCAAATCAGCAGCCAG GGCTGTGTTACATGTGACATCAGGGAAACGAGTTGTGAGGCTGTAATGCCTGATCACCATATGGAAAGCAAGGGGAAATCGCCTCCGCTCCCGCAACGCTGA
- the PER3 gene encoding period circadian protein homolog 3 isoform X5, protein MDVGELRGGSSERGASGSAAAGTGREEAPGPAGREGGRRGRADLPVAARTGTGANGSEFNGPELGGRDFCGRESSGCSAGSFVRQTKVNSEQLNWSQSHRDLMMMIQEMKRCLPEEKRSSSKPSTITALNYALQCVQQIQANNDFFQALNDRRVFRTDVMTYSIEELVAVASEYTPKNTDTFVAVFSLLSGRIVHISEQAASILNCKKKVLDSSRFVELLVPQDVSVFYTHTDQSHLPLWNMESQTASLYEYAQVKSFFCRIRGGKDQEQEARCYPFRITPYLVQVCTSVHVDAESCCLALAEKIHSGYEAPRIPTDKRIFTTTHTPGCVFLEIDDRAVPLLGYLPQDLIGTSILMYLHPEDRPLMIAIHRKILKFAGQPPFEHLPIRFCTQNGDYVILDTSWSSFVNPWSRKVVFIIGRHKVRTSPLNEDVFAARSKEMSSVEKEIRELQGQIYKLLLQPVHSNVSSGYGSLGSNGSYEHYISIASSSDSNGNCTEDIQEPMTWQQVCVDVNRIKNLGQQLYIASRSKAQNGNEQAVSSEMLGGKRHTASCFLQTLRSDSTEEPGNAFYDESKKTPRVPSYQQINCVHSIIRYLESCNIPALKRKCKSSANTSSSSSEDDKQVQQSQQEVEALQGLNSQTPLSADREETLIDQTTAGMVGAPLADLTLSNKAPSVVSVTSQCSYSSTIVHVPHPESEVTTMEDATVGSEQIELPPVNAQSLAMVPEDLKPVGLTKETLSAHTQKEEQNYVDKFRQRILLSPFRSYLQQGSRSNNGHSCGKGDSLSKQMSPASCKKGKRGKFKRQKPQRQSSDIHSSSKNRNGLPCEKRTIQKQSFSPSELSCLSSSSMNVLPPLGLPVYSGPPSSSFPASPVGEEVALHSLKPGSMSSSQLCCEVPSCPALYPPNTGTFMAVFFQSFPMYAQMPQCVFFPSPQYVYPPSSYPCVTLPPAPPSSAPSPVALHSVDQPFPASSATSMEDQQEGQHDQALLLSSSRSSSPLQLNLLQEELPKPMELSISTDVKAHTEAKCDNDPEDSGNSASHCASSQLTGRLLYKDSQSGTGSAASGSGSALSGSLGSGSSGTSGCSTAGSGKSSKYFASNDSSEASKAEGKGTAHKSKHESAWVMMDRTPERVLMTYQMPNRVKEEVLKEDLEKLAVMQKQQPWFTDGQKKELAEVHTWIRTQTVPLQISSQNSA, encoded by the exons ATGGACGTGGGCGAGCTCCGAGGCGGCAGCTCGGAACGCGGCGCGAGCGGGTCAGCGGCGGCTGGGACTGGGCGAGAGGAGGCACCGGGCCCCGCcgggcgggagggcgggcggcgggggcgcgcaGACTTGCCTGTCGCGGCGCGGACGGGAACCGGCGCCAACGGGAGCGAGTTTAACGGGCCGGAACTCGGCGGAAGAGATTTCTGCGGCCGTGAGTCGAGTGGCTGTTCGGCTGGAAGCTTCGTGAGGCAAACCAAAGTTAACAG TGAGCAGCTGAACTGGAGCCAGTCTCACAGAGATCTGATGATGATGATCCAGGAAATGAAAAGGTGTTTGCCTGAAGAGAAAAGGAGTTCCAGCAAGCCCAGCACCATCACTGCTCTCAACTATGCCTTGCAGTGTGTCCAACAGATCCAAG CAAACAATGACTTTTTCCAGGCTCTGAATGACCGAAGAGTGTTTCGGACAGATGTGATGACATACAGCATAGAAGAGTTGGTGGCAGTTGCATCTGAATACACTCCAAAAAACACT GACACATTTGTGGCTGTGTTTTCGTTGCTTTCTGGACGCATAGTGCATATTTCTGAGCAGGCAGCATCCATCTTAAACTGTAAGAAGAAAGTGTTGGACTCCTCCCGGTTTGTAGAGCTGCTTGTCCCTCAGGATGTGAGTGTGTTCTACACACACACCGATCAGTCCCACCTGCCGCTTTGGAACATGGAAAGTCAGACAG CTTCTCTGTATGAATATGCCCAGGTGAAATCCTTTTTCTGCAGGATCAG AGGTGGTAAAGATCAAGAACAAGAAGCACGTTGTTATCCCTTCCGAATCACGCCGTACTTGGTTCAAGTGTGTACTTCTGTCCACGTGGATGCAGAATCCTGCTGCTTAGCTTTGGCTGAGAAAATTCACTCTGGATATGAAG CTCCTCGAATTCCTACGGATAAAAGAATCTTTACCACCACTCACACCCCTGGATGTGTTTTTCTTGAGATAGATGACAG AGCAGTGCCTTTGTTGGGTTACTTACCCCAAGATTTAATTGGAACATCCATACTGATGTATTTGCACCCAGAAGATCGTCCTTTGATGATTGCTATTCACCGGAAAA tcctgaaaTTTGCTGGTCAACCCCCTTTTGAACATTTACCTATTAGATTTTGTACTCAAAATGGGGATTATGTCATACTGGATACCAGCTGGTCCAGTTTTGTGAATCCTTGGAGCAGGAAAGTAGTGTTCATCATTGGCCGACACAAAGTCCGGAC AAGCCCTCTGAATGAAGATGTCTTTGCTGCAAGAAGTAAAGAAATGAGCAGTGTTGAGAAGGAGATAAGAGAATTGCAAGGACAAATTTacaagctgcttctgcag CCAGTTCACAGCAACGTTTCCAGTGGTTATGGAAGCCTTGGAAGCAATGGCTCTTATGAGCACTATATCAGTATAGCATCTTCAAGTGACTCAAATGGGAATTGTACAGAGGACATACAGGAACCA ATGACATGGCAACAAGTTTGTGTAGATGTCAACAGAATAAAGAATCTGGGGCAGCAGCTGTATATTGCATCAAGGAGCAAGGCACAGAATGGAAATGAACAGGCTGTGAGCTCGGAAATGCTAGGAG gGAAGAGGCACActgcttcctgttttcttcagacATTGAGAAGCGATAGCACAGAAGAACCAGGCAACGCATTTTATGATGAGTCAAAGAAGACTCCGCGTGTTCCTTCCTATCAGCAGATTAATTGTGTTCATAGTATTATCAG atatCTAGAGAGCTGCAATATTCCAGCATTGAAAAGGAAGTGTAAATCTTCTGCAAATACATCATCGTCATCTTCAGAAGATGacaagcaagtccagcaaagtCAGCAGGAAGTCGAGGCATTGCAAG GACTTAATTCCCAAACTCCACTATCTGCTGATCGGGAAGAGACACTGATAGACCAGACAACTGCAGGCATGGTGGGAGCCCCTCTGGCAGACCTGACCCTGTCCAACAAGGCTCCAAGTGTGGTGTCTGTCACCAGCCAGTGCAGTTACAGCAGCACTATAGTGCATGTCCCACACCCTGAATCAG AAGTGACTACAATGGAGGATGCTACTGTTGGAAGTGAACAAATCGAGCTGCCTCCTGTGAATGCTCAGAGTCTTGCTATGGTACCTGAGGACTTAAAGCCAGTTGGGCTAACAAAAGAGACATTGTCAGCCCACACTCAAAAGGAGGAGCAGAACTACGTTGACAAGTTCCGCCAGAGGATCTTGCTCTCTCCATTTAGGTCTTACCTTCAACAGGGGAGCAGAAGTAACAACGGACATTCCTGTGGCAAAG gAGATTCTCTTTCAAAGCAGATGAGCCCAGCCAGCTGTAAAAAAGGCAAACGTGGAAAATTCAAGCGCCAGAAACCTCAGAGACAGTCTTCAGATATCCACTCTTCtagtaaaaatagaaatggtCTTCCATGTGAGAAGAGAACAATTCAGAAACAGTCATTCTCTCCCTCAGAATTGTCCTGTCTGAGCTCCTCCAGTATGAATGTCCTTCCTCCTTTGGGACTTCCTGTCTATTCAGGTCCACCGTCATCTAGTTTTCCAGCCTCTCCTGTAGGAGAGGAGGTTGCCCTTCACTCGTTAAAACCTGGTTCCATGTCATCGTCACAACTATGCTGTGAAGTACCGTCATGCCCAGCACTTTATCCCCCAAACACAGGCACATTTATGGCTGTATTTTTTCAGAGTTTCCCCATGTATGCTCAGATGCCTCAATGTGTCTTTTTTCCTAGCCCTCAGTATGTTTATCCCCCATCTTCATATCCGTGCGTTACACTACCTCCAGCCCCACcttcctctgctccatcaccaGTAGCACTGCACTCTGTGGATCAGCCCTTTCCCGCCTCTTCTGCCACATCCATGGAGGACCAGCAAGAGGGCCAGCATGACCAGGCCCTACTGCTGAGTAGCTCACGGAGCAGTTCCCCACTTCAGCTGAATTTGCTTCAAGAAGAGCTGCCAAAACCTATGGAGCTTTCCATTAGTACTGATGTTAAAGCACATACAGAAGCTAAATGT GACAATGATCCAGAAGATAGTGGTAACAGTGCCAGCCACTGTGCTTCTAGCCAACTTACTGGCCGCTTGCTTTACAAGGACTCCCAGTCAGGTACAGGTTCAGCAGCATCAGGCAGTGGATCAGCTTTATCTGGTTCTTTAGGCTCTGGCTCCAGTGGGACTTCTGGTTGTAGCACAG CAGGTAGTGGCAAAAGCAGCAAGTATTTTGCCAGTAATGATTCTTCTGAAGCTtccaaagcagaaggaaaagggacaGCTCATAAATCCAAACATGAGTCAGCCTGGGTGATGATGGATCGCACACCTGAGCGAGTTCTAATGACTTACCAAATGCCTAACAG AGTTAAAGAGGAAGTTCTAAAGGAGGATCTGGAGAAGCTGGCAGTcatgcaaaagcagcagccttgGTTTACAGATGGACAAAAGAAGGAGCTTGCAGAGGTGCATACGTGGATCCGGACCCAGACTGTCCCACTGCAAATCAGCAGCCAG
- the PER3 gene encoding period circadian protein homolog 3 isoform X4, protein MDVGELRGGSSERGASGSAAAGTGREEAPGPAGREGGRRGRADLPVAARTGTGANGSEFNGPELGGRDFCGRESSGCSAGSFVRQTKVNSEQLNWSQSHRDLMMMIQEMKRCLPEEKRSSSKPSTITALNYALQCVQQIQANNDFFQALNDRRVFRTDVMTYSIEELVAVASEYTPKNTDTFVAVFSLLSGRIVHISEQAASILNCKKKVLDSSRFVELLVPQDVSVFYTHTDQSHLPLWNMESQTASLYEYAQVKSFFCRIRGGKDQEQEARCYPFRITPYLVQVCTSVHVDAESCCLALAEKIHSGYEAPRIPTDKRIFTTTHTPGCVFLEIDDRAVPLLGYLPQDLIGTSILMYLHPEDRPLMIAIHRKILKFAGQPPFEHLPIRFCTQNGDYVILDTSWSSFVNPWSRKVVFIIGRHKVRTSPLNEDVFAARSKEMSSVEKEIRELQGQIYKLLLQPVHSNVSSGYGSLGSNGSYEHYISIASSSDSNGNCTEDIQEPMTWQQVCVDVNRIKNLGQQLYIASRSKAQNGNEQAVSSEMLGGKRHTASCFLQTLRSDSTEEPGNAFYDESKKTPRVPSYQQINCVHSIIRYLESCNIPALKRKCKSSANTSSSSSEDDKQVQQSQQEVEALQGLNSQTPLSADREETLIDQTTAGMVGAPLADLTLSNKAPSVVSVTSQCSYSSTIVHVPHPESEVTTMEDATVGSEQIELPPVNAQSLAMVPEDLKPVGLTKETLSAHTQKEEQNYVDKFRQRILLSPFRSYLQQGSRSNNGHSCGKGDSLSKQMSPASCKKGKRGKFKRQKPQRQSSDIHSSSKNRNGLPCEKRTIQKQSFSPSELSCLSSSSMNVLPPLGLPVYSGPPSSSFPASPVGEEVALHSLKPGSMSSSQLCCEVPSCPALYPPNTGTFMAVFFQSFPMYAQMPQCVFFPSPQYVYPPSSYPCVTLPPAPPSSAPSPVALHSVDQPFPASSATSMEDQQEGQHDQALLLSSSRSSSPLQLNLLQEELPKPMELSISTDVKAHTEAKCDNDPEDSGNSASHCASSQLTGRLLYKDSQSGTGSAASGSGSALSGSLGSGSSGTSGCSTAGSGKSSKYFASNDSSEASKAEGKGTAHKSKHESAWVMMDRTPERVLMTYQMPNRVKEEVLKEDLEKLAVMQKQQPWFTDGQKKELAEVHTWIRTQTVPLQISSQVWKHVKKMTVIIPVV, encoded by the exons ATGGACGTGGGCGAGCTCCGAGGCGGCAGCTCGGAACGCGGCGCGAGCGGGTCAGCGGCGGCTGGGACTGGGCGAGAGGAGGCACCGGGCCCCGCcgggcgggagggcgggcggcgggggcgcgcaGACTTGCCTGTCGCGGCGCGGACGGGAACCGGCGCCAACGGGAGCGAGTTTAACGGGCCGGAACTCGGCGGAAGAGATTTCTGCGGCCGTGAGTCGAGTGGCTGTTCGGCTGGAAGCTTCGTGAGGCAAACCAAAGTTAACAG TGAGCAGCTGAACTGGAGCCAGTCTCACAGAGATCTGATGATGATGATCCAGGAAATGAAAAGGTGTTTGCCTGAAGAGAAAAGGAGTTCCAGCAAGCCCAGCACCATCACTGCTCTCAACTATGCCTTGCAGTGTGTCCAACAGATCCAAG CAAACAATGACTTTTTCCAGGCTCTGAATGACCGAAGAGTGTTTCGGACAGATGTGATGACATACAGCATAGAAGAGTTGGTGGCAGTTGCATCTGAATACACTCCAAAAAACACT GACACATTTGTGGCTGTGTTTTCGTTGCTTTCTGGACGCATAGTGCATATTTCTGAGCAGGCAGCATCCATCTTAAACTGTAAGAAGAAAGTGTTGGACTCCTCCCGGTTTGTAGAGCTGCTTGTCCCTCAGGATGTGAGTGTGTTCTACACACACACCGATCAGTCCCACCTGCCGCTTTGGAACATGGAAAGTCAGACAG CTTCTCTGTATGAATATGCCCAGGTGAAATCCTTTTTCTGCAGGATCAG AGGTGGTAAAGATCAAGAACAAGAAGCACGTTGTTATCCCTTCCGAATCACGCCGTACTTGGTTCAAGTGTGTACTTCTGTCCACGTGGATGCAGAATCCTGCTGCTTAGCTTTGGCTGAGAAAATTCACTCTGGATATGAAG CTCCTCGAATTCCTACGGATAAAAGAATCTTTACCACCACTCACACCCCTGGATGTGTTTTTCTTGAGATAGATGACAG AGCAGTGCCTTTGTTGGGTTACTTACCCCAAGATTTAATTGGAACATCCATACTGATGTATTTGCACCCAGAAGATCGTCCTTTGATGATTGCTATTCACCGGAAAA tcctgaaaTTTGCTGGTCAACCCCCTTTTGAACATTTACCTATTAGATTTTGTACTCAAAATGGGGATTATGTCATACTGGATACCAGCTGGTCCAGTTTTGTGAATCCTTGGAGCAGGAAAGTAGTGTTCATCATTGGCCGACACAAAGTCCGGAC AAGCCCTCTGAATGAAGATGTCTTTGCTGCAAGAAGTAAAGAAATGAGCAGTGTTGAGAAGGAGATAAGAGAATTGCAAGGACAAATTTacaagctgcttctgcag CCAGTTCACAGCAACGTTTCCAGTGGTTATGGAAGCCTTGGAAGCAATGGCTCTTATGAGCACTATATCAGTATAGCATCTTCAAGTGACTCAAATGGGAATTGTACAGAGGACATACAGGAACCA ATGACATGGCAACAAGTTTGTGTAGATGTCAACAGAATAAAGAATCTGGGGCAGCAGCTGTATATTGCATCAAGGAGCAAGGCACAGAATGGAAATGAACAGGCTGTGAGCTCGGAAATGCTAGGAG gGAAGAGGCACActgcttcctgttttcttcagacATTGAGAAGCGATAGCACAGAAGAACCAGGCAACGCATTTTATGATGAGTCAAAGAAGACTCCGCGTGTTCCTTCCTATCAGCAGATTAATTGTGTTCATAGTATTATCAG atatCTAGAGAGCTGCAATATTCCAGCATTGAAAAGGAAGTGTAAATCTTCTGCAAATACATCATCGTCATCTTCAGAAGATGacaagcaagtccagcaaagtCAGCAGGAAGTCGAGGCATTGCAAG GACTTAATTCCCAAACTCCACTATCTGCTGATCGGGAAGAGACACTGATAGACCAGACAACTGCAGGCATGGTGGGAGCCCCTCTGGCAGACCTGACCCTGTCCAACAAGGCTCCAAGTGTGGTGTCTGTCACCAGCCAGTGCAGTTACAGCAGCACTATAGTGCATGTCCCACACCCTGAATCAG AAGTGACTACAATGGAGGATGCTACTGTTGGAAGTGAACAAATCGAGCTGCCTCCTGTGAATGCTCAGAGTCTTGCTATGGTACCTGAGGACTTAAAGCCAGTTGGGCTAACAAAAGAGACATTGTCAGCCCACACTCAAAAGGAGGAGCAGAACTACGTTGACAAGTTCCGCCAGAGGATCTTGCTCTCTCCATTTAGGTCTTACCTTCAACAGGGGAGCAGAAGTAACAACGGACATTCCTGTGGCAAAG gAGATTCTCTTTCAAAGCAGATGAGCCCAGCCAGCTGTAAAAAAGGCAAACGTGGAAAATTCAAGCGCCAGAAACCTCAGAGACAGTCTTCAGATATCCACTCTTCtagtaaaaatagaaatggtCTTCCATGTGAGAAGAGAACAATTCAGAAACAGTCATTCTCTCCCTCAGAATTGTCCTGTCTGAGCTCCTCCAGTATGAATGTCCTTCCTCCTTTGGGACTTCCTGTCTATTCAGGTCCACCGTCATCTAGTTTTCCAGCCTCTCCTGTAGGAGAGGAGGTTGCCCTTCACTCGTTAAAACCTGGTTCCATGTCATCGTCACAACTATGCTGTGAAGTACCGTCATGCCCAGCACTTTATCCCCCAAACACAGGCACATTTATGGCTGTATTTTTTCAGAGTTTCCCCATGTATGCTCAGATGCCTCAATGTGTCTTTTTTCCTAGCCCTCAGTATGTTTATCCCCCATCTTCATATCCGTGCGTTACACTACCTCCAGCCCCACcttcctctgctccatcaccaGTAGCACTGCACTCTGTGGATCAGCCCTTTCCCGCCTCTTCTGCCACATCCATGGAGGACCAGCAAGAGGGCCAGCATGACCAGGCCCTACTGCTGAGTAGCTCACGGAGCAGTTCCCCACTTCAGCTGAATTTGCTTCAAGAAGAGCTGCCAAAACCTATGGAGCTTTCCATTAGTACTGATGTTAAAGCACATACAGAAGCTAAATGT GACAATGATCCAGAAGATAGTGGTAACAGTGCCAGCCACTGTGCTTCTAGCCAACTTACTGGCCGCTTGCTTTACAAGGACTCCCAGTCAGGTACAGGTTCAGCAGCATCAGGCAGTGGATCAGCTTTATCTGGTTCTTTAGGCTCTGGCTCCAGTGGGACTTCTGGTTGTAGCACAG CAGGTAGTGGCAAAAGCAGCAAGTATTTTGCCAGTAATGATTCTTCTGAAGCTtccaaagcagaaggaaaagggacaGCTCATAAATCCAAACATGAGTCAGCCTGGGTGATGATGGATCGCACACCTGAGCGAGTTCTAATGACTTACCAAATGCCTAACAG AGTTAAAGAGGAAGTTCTAAAGGAGGATCTGGAGAAGCTGGCAGTcatgcaaaagcagcagccttgGTTTACAGATGGACAAAAGAAGGAGCTTGCAGAGGTGCATACGTGGATCCGGACCCAGACTGTCCCACTGCAAATCAGCAGCCAG GTCTGGAAACATGTCAAAAAGATGACTGTCATTATCCCAGTTGTATAA